The following are encoded in a window of Caldicellulosiruptor danielii genomic DNA:
- a CDS encoding Maf family protein: MRRVILASSSPRRIELLKQFGIKFEVIPSNVNESINQNLSVEENVMQLAKKKAQEVFNKLGEDSKQSLVIAADTVVFVEGITLGKPLNEDEAFWMLRKISGKWHSVYTGVCIIDGPRERILVEYEKSNVYIKHMSDEEILRYISTKEPFDKAGAYAIQGFGSLIVERIEGCFYNVVGLPLYRLNIMLQKLGYDLMKGEL, translated from the coding sequence TTGAGAAGAGTAATTCTTGCATCTTCATCACCCAGAAGAATAGAACTTTTAAAGCAGTTTGGCATTAAGTTTGAAGTAATTCCATCAAACGTTAATGAAAGTATAAATCAAAATCTGTCGGTTGAAGAAAATGTAATGCAGCTTGCTAAAAAGAAAGCTCAAGAGGTTTTTAATAAACTTGGGGAAGATAGTAAACAAAGTTTAGTTATTGCAGCTGACACTGTGGTGTTTGTTGAAGGAATCACTCTTGGAAAGCCCTTAAATGAAGATGAAGCTTTCTGGATGCTCAGAAAAATAAGCGGTAAGTGGCATAGTGTTTACACTGGTGTATGTATAATAGATGGACCAAGGGAAAGAATTTTGGTGGAATACGAAAAAAGTAACGTTTATATAAAGCATATGTCCGATGAGGAGATATTAAGATATATCTCAACAAAAGAACCTTTTGATAAAGCAGGGGCGTATGCTATTCAAGGCTTTGGAAGCTTAATTGTTGAAAGGATAGAGGGCTGTTTTTACAATGTAGTTGGTCTTCCCTTGTACAGACTAAACATCATGCTACAAAAACTTGGATATGACTTAATGAAAGGAGAGTTGTGA
- a CDS encoding NADH-dependent [FeFe] hydrogenase, group A6 has protein sequence MEMVNITIDGKKIQVPKDYTVLQAAREAGVEIPTLCYLKGINEIGACRMCVVEVKGARSLQAACVYPVSEGMEVITNSERVRRARKVNLELILSNHDRSCLTCVRSGNCELQKLAEDLNVKQIRYEGENIRRPLDDFSPSVVRDPNKCILCKRCINVCRNVQEVGVINANYRGFKTVISTAFDRSLNDVACTMCGQCIQACPVGALREKDSTDIVWKALADNNKYVVVQTAPAVRVALGEEFGLPIGTRVTGKMVTALKMLGFDKVFDTDTGADLTIMEEGTELINRIKNGGKLPLITSCSPGWIKFCEHYFPEFLDNLSTCKSPHEMFGAILKTYFAQKMGIDPANMFVVSVMPCTAKKFEAQREELAASGYPDVDAVLTTRELARMIKEAGIDFVNLPDSHFDDPMGDATGAGVIFGTTGGVMEAALRTVYEVMTGKTLENVEITQVRGLEGIREAEIDVGSMKIKAAVAHGLANAKKLLEMVKNGEKEYHFIEIMACPGGCIMGGGQPIVPAKVKEKVDVAKLRASAIYDEDRSLPIRKSHENPAIKRLYEEFLGHPNSEKAHHILHTHYKKRPLY, from the coding sequence ATGGAAATGGTTAATATAACAATAGATGGCAAGAAGATTCAGGTGCCAAAGGATTATACAGTGCTTCAGGCAGCACGCGAAGCAGGAGTTGAGATTCCAACTCTTTGTTATCTCAAAGGTATAAACGAAATTGGTGCTTGCAGAATGTGTGTTGTTGAAGTAAAAGGGGCAAGAAGTTTACAAGCTGCTTGTGTCTACCCTGTGTCAGAAGGCATGGAAGTAATCACAAACAGTGAAAGGGTAAGAAGAGCAAGAAAGGTTAATCTTGAGCTTATTCTTTCGAATCATGACAGAAGCTGCTTGACATGCGTTAGAAGCGGAAATTGTGAACTTCAAAAGCTTGCAGAAGATTTAAATGTTAAGCAAATTAGATATGAAGGCGAAAATATAAGAAGACCTCTTGATGATTTTTCACCTTCTGTTGTAAGAGACCCCAATAAGTGTATACTTTGTAAAAGATGTATAAATGTCTGCAGGAATGTTCAAGAGGTTGGAGTTATAAACGCAAATTACAGAGGTTTCAAAACAGTTATATCCACTGCGTTTGACAGAAGTCTAAATGATGTTGCATGTACAATGTGTGGTCAATGTATTCAGGCTTGCCCAGTTGGAGCTTTAAGAGAAAAAGATTCAACAGATATTGTGTGGAAGGCACTCGCTGACAATAACAAATATGTGGTTGTTCAAACAGCTCCAGCTGTCAGAGTTGCACTTGGTGAAGAGTTTGGACTTCCAATTGGTACAAGAGTTACCGGCAAGATGGTAACTGCTCTCAAGATGCTCGGATTTGACAAGGTATTTGATACAGACACAGGTGCAGACCTTACAATAATGGAAGAAGGTACAGAGCTGATAAATAGAATCAAAAATGGTGGTAAACTTCCTCTTATTACTTCTTGTTCTCCGGGATGGATTAAGTTCTGTGAACACTACTTCCCAGAATTTTTAGATAATTTATCTACCTGCAAATCACCACATGAGATGTTTGGTGCTATTTTAAAAACATACTTTGCTCAGAAAATGGGAATTGACCCTGCAAACATGTTTGTTGTCTCTGTCATGCCATGTACTGCTAAGAAATTCGAAGCTCAAAGAGAAGAACTTGCTGCAAGTGGATATCCGGACGTTGATGCAGTTTTGACAACAAGAGAGCTCGCAAGAATGATAAAAGAAGCGGGAATTGACTTTGTGAACTTGCCAGATAGTCATTTTGACGATCCAATGGGAGATGCAACAGGTGCAGGTGTCATCTTTGGAACAACAGGTGGTGTAATGGAAGCAGCACTGCGAACTGTATATGAAGTGATGACAGGAAAAACCCTTGAAAATGTTGAAATTACCCAAGTTCGTGGCCTTGAAGGAATAAGAGAGGCTGAGATTGACGTCGGTAGTATGAAGATTAAAGCAGCTGTTGCACATGGTCTTGCAAACGCTAAAAAACTTCTTGAGATGGTCAAAAACGGTGAAAAAGAATATCACTTTATAGAAATCATGGCATGCCCTGGCGGATGCATAATGGGTGGAGGTCAGCCAATTGTTCCTGCAAAGGTAAAAGAAAAAGTAGATGTTGCAAAACTCAGAGCAAGTGCAATATACGATGAGGATAGGTCCCTGCCAATAAGAAAGTCTCATGAAAACCCTGCTATAAAAAGATTATATGAAGAGTTCTTAGGTCATCCAAATAGCGAAAAAGCTCATCATATTCTGCATACACACTATAAGAAAAGACCACTGTACTGA